The following DNA comes from Frankia casuarinae.
GCATCTCGACAGCGGAGCCGGCGTCACCGTCGCCGGGCTGCGGGTGCCGAGATCCGAGGGCAGGGCGTTCGGGGTCATCCAGACGGCGCCCGACGGCCGCACGATCGAGGCGTTCCTGGAGAAGCCCGCCGATCCGCCGGGTCTGCCGGGTAGCCCCGAGGAGACGTTCGCCTCGATGGGTAACTACGTCTTCTCGACGGACGTGCTGATCGACGCCCTGCGCAAGGACGCCGCGGACGAGGACAGCGTCCACGACATGGGCGGGAACATCATCCCGATGCTCGTGGCCCAGCGGGCGGCGGCGGTGTACGACTTCGCCGGCAACGTCGTCCCGGGCACGACGGTGCGTGACCGCGGCTACTGGCGCGACGTCGGCACCGTCGACTCGTACTTCGAGGCGCAGATGGATCTGTGTGCGCTCGACCCGGTGTTCAACCTCTACAACCGGGAGTGGCCGATCCTCACCAGCATCCCCTCGCTGCCACCGGCGAAGTTCGTGCACGACGGCCTGCAGCGCACCGGCACGGCCGTGAACAGCATCGTCAGCAATGGAGTCATCATCTCCGGGGGCACGGTGCGCTCGTCGGTGCTGTCCCCGGGAGTGCGGGTGAGCTCCTGGGCCGAGGTCGACCACACGGTGCTCATGGACAACGTGCTCGTCGGCCGGGGGGCCGTCGTCCGCGACGCCATCCTGGACAAGAACGTGCACGTGCCGGCGGGCGCCCAGGTCGGGGTGGACAAGGACCGGGACCGCGCCCGCGGCTACACCGTGAGCGAGCAGGGCATCACCGTCGTCGGCAAGGGCGTCACGATCGCCGACTGAACCGGCCGCCATCCGCCCCATCCGCCCGCACCCGCCCCGCTCCTCGCCTCCACCGCCCGCACCCGTCCCGTTTGCACCCGTCCCGTCACGGCACCGTTGGGAGAGACCGCACATGCGCGTCGCCATGCTCACCCGGGAGTACCCCCCGGACGTCTACGGCGGGGCGGGTGTGCACGTCGAGTACCTGAGCCGGGAGCTCGCCCGGCTTGTCGACCTCACCGTCCACCGCGAGGGGCCGGCGCCGGGCGGCGGGTCGGCGGGCGGCGGGCCCGCGGGTGCGGCGCCGTCGACCGGCGCCGTCGACCGACCGGTGGTCGAGAGGGCGGGTGCCCCGGGGGTCGCCGCGGTCGCGGCGCACCGGGGCTGGGCTGCGCTCGCCGACGCGAACGACGCGCTGCGGACCGTGTCGATGGACCTGTCCATGGCCGCCGCGGCGGTCGGCGCGGACGTGATCCACTCGCACACCTGGTACGCGAATCTCGGTGGCCATCTCGCCGCGCTGCTCGGCGGCGTCCCGCACGTGATGACCTCGCACTCGCTGGAGCCCCGGCGTCCCTGGAAGGCCGAGCAGCTGGGCGGGGGCTACCGGGTGTCGTCCTGGTGCGAGCGGGTCGCGATCGAGTCGGCGGCCGCCGTGGTCGCGGTCAGCGCGGGCATGCGCGTGGACATCCTCGATGCCTACCCGGCGGTCGATCCGGCCCGTGTGCACGTCATCCGCAATGGCATCGACACCGACGAGTACCGTCCGGACACCGCGACCGACGTGCTGGAACGTCACGGGGTGGATCCGGCCCGGCCGACGGTGATCTTCGTGGGGCGGATTACCCGGCAGAAGGGGCTGCCGGTGCTGCTGCGGGCGGCTGCGGCGATCGACCCCCGGGCGCAGCTCGTGCTCTGTGCCGGGGCCCCGGACACCCCTGCGCTGCTCACGGAGATCACCGACCTGGTCGAGGGCCTGCGCGCAGGCCGCGACGGCGTGGTCTGGCTGCCCGGGATGCTGACGAAGCCGGAGGTGATCCAGCTGCTCAGCCATGCCACCGTGTTCGTCTGCCCGTCGGTCTACGAGCCGCTCGGCATCGTCAACCTGGAGGCGATGGCGTGCGGCACCGCGGTCGTCGCCTCCCGGGTCGGTGGCATTCCCGAGGTCGTCGACGACGGCGTCACCGGTCTGCTGGTGCCGCCCGGCGACCCCGGCGCGCTGGCCGGGGCCGTCAACGAGGTGCTCGCGGACCCGGTCCGGGCGGCCGCGATGGGCCATGCGGGCCGGGACCGGGCCGTCACCGAGTTCGGCTGGGCGGCGATCGCCGAGCGCACCGCGCGGCTGTACGCATCGCTGACCGGCGGCTGACGCCTCAGCTCGGCTGGAGCCGTCAGCTCGTCCAGGCCGTTTCGGAGACCGGGGAGCGACCGAGCAGCGGACGCCACCAGGCTTCGTTCTCCTTGTACCAGGCGATGGTCGACCGCATGCCCTCGGCGAAGTCGATCAACGGCGTCCAGCCCAGCTCGGTCCGCAGCTTGGTGGAGTCCAGCAGGTAGCGGCGGTCGTGCGAGGGGCGGTCGGGCACGATCG
Coding sequences within:
- the glgC gene encoding glucose-1-phosphate adenylyltransferase, producing MPSPRVLGLVLAGGAGRRLAPLTADRAKPAVPFGGLYRLIDFVLSNLVNAGYLRIAVLTQYKSHSLDRHITTTWRMSNLLGNYVTPVPAQQRLGPRWFAGSADAIHQSLNLVYDDAPDIVVVFGADHVYRMDPRQMVAQHLDSGAGVTVAGLRVPRSEGRAFGVIQTAPDGRTIEAFLEKPADPPGLPGSPEETFASMGNYVFSTDVLIDALRKDAADEDSVHDMGGNIIPMLVAQRAAAVYDFAGNVVPGTTVRDRGYWRDVGTVDSYFEAQMDLCALDPVFNLYNREWPILTSIPSLPPAKFVHDGLQRTGTAVNSIVSNGVIISGGTVRSSVLSPGVRVSSWAEVDHTVLMDNVLVGRGAVVRDAILDKNVHVPAGAQVGVDKDRDRARGYTVSEQGITVVGKGVTIAD
- the glgA gene encoding glycogen synthase, whose amino-acid sequence is MRVAMLTREYPPDVYGGAGVHVEYLSRELARLVDLTVHREGPAPGGGSAGGGPAGAAPSTGAVDRPVVERAGAPGVAAVAAHRGWAALADANDALRTVSMDLSMAAAAVGADVIHSHTWYANLGGHLAALLGGVPHVMTSHSLEPRRPWKAEQLGGGYRVSSWCERVAIESAAAVVAVSAGMRVDILDAYPAVDPARVHVIRNGIDTDEYRPDTATDVLERHGVDPARPTVIFVGRITRQKGLPVLLRAAAAIDPRAQLVLCAGAPDTPALLTEITDLVEGLRAGRDGVVWLPGMLTKPEVIQLLSHATVFVCPSVYEPLGIVNLEAMACGTAVVASRVGGIPEVVDDGVTGLLVPPGDPGALAGAVNEVLADPVRAAAMGHAGRDRAVTEFGWAAIAERTARLYASLTGG